The stretch of DNA CGCTCGGAATGCGCGCGCGCGAACTCACGTGACGGCGCATCGCGGCTGCCCATGCGCGTGACCGCGACCAGGAAAGCCTCATCCTCTGACAGGCCGGCCCCGGTGAGCGCCACCAGCTGGTCGCGGAGATGTCCCTCGAGCTCTTCCACGTCGGGACCGTGAAGGGCCTGCCGGCGGCGCAGGTGCGCCCGCCACTGCGCGATGTGCTTCTCGAGCGATCGATCGGCGAAGTTCGTCATGCCGCGCACGCCTCCAGGCTTCGACCCATTGTTCCCATCGAGAGCACGATAAAGGACTTTGTATTACGAAGTCAAGTGGTAGGCAGCCCGCGGAGGTGAACTATGGGGATATCGCGCCGGACTGCTGGGGACTTTCCCTCGACGACGCGAATTACCCCGCACCGCCAATCGCCCTTCCTCTGATGCACTGAAGGCGAAATTCCGGCCCGGAATATGCTGTCGAAGGCACTGGGGAGGTTCCCGTGCCTTTTGCATTCCTGTTGATCCTCACGTTGTTGACGGTTCCGCTGGCCATGCCGGCGGGCCACTTGGGCCGTTCCGAGGGGAAGACGACGCCGTATTCGCTGGCGCCCGCGCCGTTCTCCGGCCAGATGCCGGACGGGTGGGTCTCCAAGAAGCAATCAGCCCAGACCACGATTTTCAGCGCACCGGCCGGCACGGCCGAGGCGGAAGCGTCGATTTGGATTCGTCTCGCCCCGCTGGTGTCGCAACCCGACTGGGGCATCGACGACTACGTCGCCGACGTGCAGCGCGCCAACGCGAAGCTGGCCGGCATCGAATGGGGCGCCGTCGATCGGAAGCAGACCGATGACGGCCGCGCCATCCGGGTGCTGACCGGCGGTTGGTCGAGCACGACCACCGCCGGCGCGACCACGCGGGCACGGGCGTTGTTCATCTTCGCCGAGTTCCCCGACTACATGGCCGTTGGCCAGTACTCCGCGCCGCAGGCGTTCTTCGACAGACTGTCTTCCGGATTCGACGTCATCTGGAACAGCCTCACTTACGGCGGCACGTCGGTGGCTGCGGCCCCGCCTGCCTCGGGAAGGCGCACCGCGTTCACGATCGAGTCTCCAGCTTACGCAGGCGAGATGCCCGAAGGTTGGGTCACACGACGGTCCGACAACGTCACGGTCATCGAGGGGGCGAAGGGCACCGAGGCCTACGAGATGACCATCCGCCTGTCGTTCTTCGACAAGGCGCAGAACACGCTCGAGGGCATGGCGTCGAGTGTCCGCGCGACGCTGTTGGAACTCCCCGGCTCCACCGTTCACCCCGCCGATCTCAAGGCCACGTCGGAAGGGCGCCCGGCGCGGGCGCTGGTCGCGGACTATACAGGTAAAGACTCGTCGAACCGATCGGGCCCGTTCCGCCAGGTCCTCGCCATCGTCCAATACGACGACCACCTGGTCGTGCTCGGTTATTCGGGTCCTGCATCGCTGCACGATAAGTACGCCGCGGCGTACGAAATGGTGGGATCAACGCTTCAGGCGCGGCGGTCGTCCACTGCCTCTCGGACCGCGGGGCAGCCGAAGGCCCAGGCGCCTACGGTGACCGCGGGGACGACCAAGCAGTTCAGCGACGCTACATTCGGCATCGCCTTCGAACTCCCGGCGACCTGGACCTATCGCGTCAACGCGGCCAAGGACTACGTCATCGAAGGACCGAAGGGCACCGAGGCCTACGAACTGTCGGTCGTGCTCCAGTTCGTGACCAAGGCGGCGAATCCCAAGTCATCGGCGACGGCCCAGGCGCAAAAGCTCGTGGATCAGATCAAGGGCGCGCCCAACGGCGTAATCAAGACGAGCGAGATGCTCACCATCGGCGGGCAGGAGGCCCCGTACTTCGTCGCGACCTACACGGCCGCGGACTCCACCGGCGCCAAGACGCCGTTCGCCCACACCCAGATCGTGATCGACCACGGCGCCTACTACTATCTGGTGAGCTATTCCGGTCCCGCGAAGATCTACGAGAAGTACACGAGCGCATTTGAGGGGATGGTTGGCACGTTCCGGTTCACGCGGTGAGCGGCCCGGAAGCAAATATGAGCATCGCCGTGGTCTAAGCAGGTAACGCAGTCGCCGTTCCGGACCGATTCTTCGCCTGACGTCGCTTCCAGGGACGGTATCGGGCTTGCAGTTGTCGTGGCATGCGTTCCATGTGCTTGTCATTGACAATGGCCGTGCTGGTTATCGTCGCGGGGTGCGGCAAGGACACGCCCACCGCGCCAACGCCGACACCCGGAGCCGCGATCGGGCTGAGCGGGAATCTTGCCTTCGGCAATGTCACGGTCGGGACCACGGCGACGGCGGCCTTGACGATCACGAACACCGGCTCGGCTGAGCTCACCGTCACCAGCATCGGCTACCCGGCAGGGTTCAGCGGCAGCTGGGCCGGTGGCTCGATTGCCGCCGCGGCGTCGCAAATCGTCAACGTGACGTTTGCGCCAACGGCCGGCTCCGCCTACACGGGAACCATCACCGTGAATGCCAATCAGACGAGCGGGACCAATACCATTTCGGTATCAGGAACGGGGACGGTATCGCCCACGTTTACGCTTTCGGGTCTCGTCACCGAGTCGGCTCCGACGACCAGCACCGTATTGGCAGGCGTCACCGTGACTTTCGTTGACGGCGTCAACCAGGGCAAGTCGGCCGCCACGGGCGCCGATGGCCGTTACCAGATCACGGGCGTGTCGAACGGCGGCTACACCGTGAGCGCGACGCGGGCCGGGTATGTGAGCGCGGCGCTGCCGGTGGGCATCGACGGGAACACCACGCTGAACATCCGGCTCGATCCGGTCGGCCCGCGGACCAGTTTTGGCCCAGGGCAATACCGCGTCAACACCGACATCCCGGCCGGGCTCTATTACAGCGACCCCGGACACGGTTGTCGCTTCCAGCGTCTGCGCGGCTTTGGCGGCACGTCGAGCGAGGTGATCACCACCACGCAGGTCAACTTTGACGCCGGCCAGTGGATCGTGCAGTTGCTGACTGCCGACGCCGGCTTCGAAACCGAGTCCTCGTGCGGAGCCTGGTTCACGACGCCACGGCGCGGTCTTCAGACCGTCATCTCAGCCGGGTCGTGGGTCGTCGGGATTCAAGTCACGGCAGGCACCTATCGCGCCGAGAACAGCGGGCTGGGCTGCGAATGGCAGCGCCTCGGCAACTTCACCGGGAGCTTCGACGCCATCATTGCGAGTGGGTTCGCGAGCAGCGCCGGCCCGCAGTTGGTCACCATCGCGGCCACCGACACCGGGTTCAGCACCACGGCCGATTGCGGGTCGTGGCTGCGAACGACCGCCGCCACCGCGGCCGTGCCCGTGAAATGACCGGCCGGCCTGCCAGGGAGGCTTCGCGGCGCTCTTGTCAGGGATGCGACTGGTTGTATTCAGCCAGCCACTGCCGGCTCATGGTGCCCATGTCGCGGGTGTTGGACTCGACCCAGTACCGCCCGGTCATGATCATGATGACCACGCCGCCGAAGCCGATTGCCAGGAACAGCATCGCGTCTCCTACAGTCCGCTGAAGACCATCCGCCCGAGGCGGAGGGCAAGGGCGACCACGAGCGCGATGGGGACGCCGACAATCAGCACGCCCAGGGCGACGCCCCAGACGGCGGCAAACACGCCGAGCGCATCGGTCACGCCGGTGGTCCAGGACTCAAAACGACTGACAGAAGTGGTGTTGATCACAAGCCCTCCAATGACGTGCCTTGGTGAGGGCTGGGGGCCAGGCGCGGCCGCAGTGCTCAGGAAAGCGGAAGTAAGGTAATTAGTATACCCCGCCCCGGGAGTAAGCTGAAATCATGAGGTTGCTGCTGCTGACCGTTGCGGTCGCCCTGTGCGGCGGACTGGTGTCCGCGCAGGAGAAGCCGGTCCCGAAAGACTCCACGCGACTCTCGATCCCGGGCTGCGCCTACGACCGGCTGTTCATCGTCGACATCAGTCCCGACAACGAAATGCCGCGGACCGACATGAAGCCGGGCCGGCGCCTCCGCCTGTCGGGCCCGAAGAAGCTGCTCGAGGAAATCAAGGCGCGCGGGCGCGACATGGTCGAGATCACCGGGCTGGTGCGCAAGACAGATCTCATCGAGCAGGGTGTCGGCCTGGCCGGCGGCCGCATCCGCATCATGCCGGGCCGATCGCCGGTCGGCAGCACCGCCGGCCGCGACTCCGGTGTGAGCCAGGCCGTGATCGACGTGGAGTCGTGGCGCCTGCTGAACGCCACGTGTCCGTCGCGGTGATCGGCACCATCTACAAGATCGCGCCGGCGGGCCTGTGGCGCGAGGCGGTGGAGAAGGGCCGCTTCACCGGCTCGCCGGTGGATGTGAAGGACGGCTTCATCCATTTCTCGACGGCGGCGCAAGTCCGCGACACGGCCGCGAAGCATTTTGCCGGCGCCGCCGACCTGGTGCTGGTTGCGGTCGCAACGACCGGTCTCGACCTTCGGTGGGAGCCGTCGCGCGGCGGCGACCTGTTTCCTCACCTCTACGACGAACTGCCGTTGAGCGCGGTGCGGTGGGTGACGCCGCTGCCGCTCGACGCCGATGGGCACCATCGGTTTCCGGAGCCGCTCCCATCGACAGCGCCCGCTCGCGGGTGACTGCGGATCAGTGACGTGCGTGCCTCTCCGTGTCAGTGGCCATGTCCAGCGGACTCCACGGGATCCGCGCGGCGGCGGCGAGCAACGGCAACACCGAGATCAGGAAGCGCGCCTCTTCCGAGGCATCGCCGACGGCCATCACGATGATGGAGTACGCGGTGACGGCGATCAGGAGGTTGTACGGCGCCGCCAACAGCCGCAGCGCGGAGCCCGGCGCGCGAACCAGCGCCGTCCCGAGCGCGATCACGTTCGCCAGCAGCAATCCCGACAGGATCCAGACGGTGGGCCGATAGAAGCGAAAGACGGGGTGGTTTGGATCATGCGAGTAGATGCCGGTGCGGACCTGGATCACCAGCGCCTGCACGCGCCGGATCGCGTGCTTGATCGCGGTCACCGGATTGTGCCGCACGAACTGCACGACCGCGCGGGTCAGCCGCTGGCTGTTGTCGAAGTGTTCCCCGGTGTTGATGTTCGGATCCCGGCCCGGCGCGAGCGGGGCGTTGCCCGGTTCGGGCGCGAGGGGCACCGCGCCCACCATGGGCCAGGCCCGGATCAAGTTGAACCCGACGTGGTTGCTCCACGTGAGCTGTCCGAACCGCCACGCCTGGTGCACGTGCCAGCCACCGGTAAAGACCATCAACGGGATCAGGAACGCAATGACCTGGCGGCGCGACCGTGTCCACAACATCGCGCCGGCGCAGGCGGCCACGTAGATCACGATGGGGAAGAGAAACGGCCGGGTGAGCTCAGCCATCGTCAGGCACAATCCCGCGCCGGCGGCCAGCGGGACCCGGAGACCCGGCGAGCCCGTGCACAGGATGGTCCGCTGCAGGCACGCGACGAACAGCAGGATGAACAGCGGAAAGTAGGCGTCGGCCACCATCGGGTTGCCGGGATGGATGGCGGCGGCGCTGGTCAACAGGATCACGGCCGTGGCGAACGAGGCCAGCAGTGCGACCGGCGAGCGGCGGTTAAGCAGGATGGGAAGCAGGAAGGCGAGAGCCAGCGCGGCGGGATACGCGGTCTCGGTCATGAAGAGCGCGTCGCCGGTCCACCACACGTTCGCGATCTCGAGCAGCGAGATCACCGGGGGAATGGCCATGCGGAGGTCGCGCAGATACACCGCCACGCTCGACCACGTGGGGAAGTCCTCCGGCGCGAAGACGAACATCCACGTAGTGGCCGCGTCCGCCTGGGCATCGCGGAGGATCCACGCGGCGAAGGCCAGGTACGCAGCGATGACGGCCGCTGCCAGGTAGGGCTGCGAGGCCGGCGTCCACGGCCGCTGCCAGGACCACCGGCTCGTCAGGGGCCGCTCAGTGATAGTGTCCGTGCTCCGCCGACCAGACGCCGCCGGGCCTGGCCACGTCGGTGTCGCCGGTCAGCGACGAGATGCCGACCGCCAGGCCGGCCGCCATCAGCAGGCCCACCACCACGAGCATCACCATGTTGCCGCGGCTCTTCTGTTCCTTGAGCTCGCAGCATTTCTTGAACTTCTTGCCGCTGCCGCACGGGCACGCATCGTTTCGTCCTGCTTTGGTGGTCTGCGCCATGGTGGTCCCTTTCAACGGTCTCGGTGCCTATCCTGACCCTCCCGCGGGCCGCGGTCAAGCGGCGCGAATCGACCAGGACGACGGGGTTACGTGTGCGTGACCGAGGTCGAGGCCCGGGGCGCCGCCGGCTTTCGCACCACCGTGGCCAGCAGGTAGCCGTGCCTGCGCACCGCGGGCACGTGACGATCGAGGAACACGAATGGGGACACCAGCGCGCCGGTCACGCTGGCGAGCGGCCGGAACCAGGAGTGGCAGGCCAGGTCGAGCATCCGCAACCAGCCGGGGATGAAGAGAATGGCCGTCTCGGCGACCACTTCCAGTCCGGCCCGCTCGAGCATCTGCCGCAACGCCCGCCGCGTGTACGACTTCTCGTAGCCGTACCCGTAGATCCCCACGGCCTGCATCACCGTGGCCAGCAGCGGCCGCAGGAACGGGTCGAGACGATTGGGCACGCCGATGATGGCGCGCCCCCCGGGCTTGAGCACCCGCGTCATTTCCGCGACCGCGCGCTCCGTTTCGGCAAAGTGTTCGATCGTGCCCATCGAGTAGACGGCGTCGAAGCTGCCGTCCGCGAAGGGGAGATCGCGGACGTCGCCGACCGCGCTCGACAGGCCATCCGCAAACCCCGCCGCGGCGAACGCGTCCTGAGCCATCATCAGCGTGGGCCTGGAAATGTCCACGCCGAATGCGCGCGCCCCACGCGCATGCGCCCACACGAGGATGCGCGTGTTGCGGGCTTCGTCCCACAAGTCGGTCTTGAGGATCGAGAGTCCGTCGAGCGCGCCGAAGTGCTCGGTGAACAGGCGCTGTTCGTTGTCCGCGTAGTACCGGGTCGAGGCCGCGCCTGACAGGTCTGGAAATCGTTCACCCACGCCCGCCCAGAAACGGCGGTAGCTGGACGGCGTCATCATGGATCTTCACCTTCGACAGCCCAGGTCCACGTGCCGATGGCGATCGACAGCGGCCGGCGATCGCGGTTGTGGATCACCTCGTCGGCGACGGTAGGCGGTTCGTCGGGACGGAACTTCAGCTCGTGCGCGCCTCTGGGAAAGGTGAAGGGCGCGGTGACGTACGAGCGGCGCCCGGGCGCCACGACCAGGGTCTGCACCGGGCGACCGTCCACCAGAAGCGACACGCGCCGATCATAATGGAACGCCGCCGCTTCCAAATGAAGCGTCGCCACGATGGGGCGGGGCGTGGTGTTTTCGATGACCCATGCCGCCTCGGCGCCCATCCATCGCCACGACCACTCGACATCGTGCTCGCGCGGTGAGAATCCCGTGATCGTGCCGGTGTAGAGCGCCGGCGGCCTGGCCACGACCGCGAACACCCGCCCATCATCAAAGCTCGCGGTGACGCGCAAGCCGTCCCCCTCGGCCGGCCGGGCGATCGCTGGTGTGCGCTGCCCATCGCGCCGGAAGAGCACGTGCGTGTAGCCGTTCGCTGCGAGCTTCTTCGCCAGGTTCGGTTCGGCGCAGTCGGCAATCGCCTCGCTCAGCAGCAGGATTCGGTCGCTGGTCAGCCAGGGGATCGACGCCGCGTCCGGCGTGCGAGGCGCGCAGTCAAGAATCCGCATGGCTTCCGGCTGCTGCATGACCCACCGGTGTGCCGTCGTCGGCAGCACGTCACGCCAGAGCGCCGATGGCGGGACCGCATACTCGGCGGCGACGAGCGCCAGGAGGGCGGCGGCGGCAATCCGCGCGCGCCAGGTCGCCGACCGAAGCAGCCAATCGACGCCGATGCCGGCCAGCAACGCCGCCATGAGCTGCACCACGACACCGAATCGCGCGTAGGACCGGAACCACGGCATCACGTCGTACAGCAGCGCCGACGGCCGCACGAAGGTGAACGTCCCGATGGTCCGCTCCGGCGACAGCGAGCAGAGCAGCGCCGCGCTGGCGACAATGACGAGGACGGGAACGTGCGCGAGGGGCGCGGGCGGCCGCACGCGCACGAGCCACCGGAAGATCGCGATGAGCCCGAGCGCGACAATGCCCCAGCCAAGGCTTACCTGTTGTTCGAGCAGCCCTTGGTGGACGCCGGCGCCATCCCACACGCGCCGCGCCGTTGCCCCGAGCAGTGGATTCGAAACCGGCGGCACGAGATAGCTCCACCATTTCGCGCTGTAGCGGAACAGGTCGGCACGTGAAAATGCGAACGCAGCAGGGTCCATCTCCACGGCACTGGTAGCGAACCACGCGTAAGCCAGTCCCGCGGCCGCCACGAGCAGGAGAGTCCCGGCGGTCACGCCCAGCCGGCGTAGCGGCTGCGTTCCGGCCCGGCGAGTGCCAACCCAGTAAGCGGCTACGGCCACCGGCGTGATGGCGGCGGCGATGAAGCCCCCGTAGAAATTCGACAGCGTGACGGCCACCGTCGCGGCGCCCAGGGCCGCGACCGCGCCGGGCGTGGCGGCGTCGAGACACCGCCACAGCGCGAGGAGGTAGAGCGGTATCCATTGGGTCTGCGCGATGTGCGGGTGATAGGCGGCCTGTGCCAGGTGGAACGGGGAGAACGCGTAGGCCATGGCCACGACGGTTGCGCCCGCCGGCGAGAGCGCCAGATGCCGTGCCAGCAGGTACGATGCCGCGGCGGCCAGGGGAAAGCTGATCAGAACCAGCCAGTTGTAGGCGGCCACTGCGCCCAACGCGCGCGCGATCAGCGCGCCGGTCAGATCGGTGAGCGGCTGCGCATACTCGCCGCGAGCGAGCGGGCGCTCGAACCGCTGCATGACGGTGAAGGGATCGTGGTGGCGGCCGACTGTCTCGGCTCCGAACACGCGCTCCGACGGGGCGCGAAGAACGGGTGCGCCCAGCAGCACGGTGACGATTACCGCCAGTGCCGTGACCGCGCCGAGTTCAGCGAGCCGCCCGGACACGGGTGACCACCGTCGCGAAGATCAACACCGGGCCGGCCACCGCCCAACCGCGCACGTCACGCACGTGCGCCGCCATGCCGGCGACGGCCAGTGCGTGGAGCGCGAGCAGGCCGGTCACCTGTGTGAGCGCAAGAATGCCGAGTCCGGCGATGAAGCGCGTCCAACCGGCGGCAGCGAAGGCCGCGACCCACAGCGCCAGGTAGAGGCCGACCTGGAACGCCGGCAGGAACGCGATGGCGCCCTGCGGGTCGTCGAGCACCGCGCCGGCCTGCGGGGTGACGAGGCGCGTGTAGACGGGACCGAGCAGGAACACAAACAGCACGCCCGCCAGCATCCCCGCCGCCGCGTAGGCGGGCGCGGCCTTGCCGCCGTGGCGCCACATCGCGGCGAGGAACACGATCACCGCGCCAAGGAGCAGCTGATAGAACGCGTGGACGAGGAAGATCGGCGACGCCATCACGGCATCCGGCAGCGCCACCACCAGCAACCGCGCGATCCCGAGCGCAGTAAAGAGCGGTAGCGTGGCCAACACGCCCAGCGCCATCCGCCGCCACGTCGTCGAGTAGGCGCACACGGCGGCCAGGTACACAGGAATCAGCGGCGTGGAGATGCACTCCTGGGTCACGATAAAGGCGCCGCGCGGCGTCGAGAGCACGTTCGACGCCGCCTGGGCGCTGACCCCGATGCCGCCGAGGATCGCCGCGGCGGCGCTGGCGATGACGCCGCCGAGCGCCAGCACCTGCGGACTCTCGAGATAGAGCGGCGAGGTGGCGGCAAACGCGATCAGGAAGATCGCCGTCAGTACGATGAACCGGTGTGATGGTTGCAGCGCGGGCCGGGCCGTCGCCAACGGCGATTGGAATCGCGAGATGACCAGGT from Vicinamibacterales bacterium encodes:
- a CDS encoding carboxypeptidase-like regulatory domain-containing protein, which produces MAVLVIVAGCGKDTPTAPTPTPGAAIGLSGNLAFGNVTVGTTATAALTITNTGSAELTVTSIGYPAGFSGSWAGGSIAAAASQIVNVTFAPTAGSAYTGTITVNANQTSGTNTISVSGTGTVSPTFTLSGLVTESAPTTSTVLAGVTVTFVDGVNQGKSAATGADGRYQITGVSNGGYTVSATRAGYVSAALPVGIDGNTTLNIRLDPVGPRTSFGPGQYRVNTDIPAGLYYSDPGHGCRFQRLRGFGGTSSEVITTTQVNFDAGQWIVQLLTADAGFETESSCGAWFTTPRRGLQTVISAGSWVVGIQVTAGTYRAENSGLGCEWQRLGNFTGSFDAIIASGFASSAGPQLVTIAATDTGFSTTADCGSWLRTTAATAAVPVK
- a CDS encoding DUF952 domain-containing protein; translation: MSVAVIGTIYKIAPAGLWREAVEKGRFTGSPVDVKDGFIHFSTAAQVRDTAAKHFAGAADLVLVAVATTGLDLRWEPSRGGDLFPHLYDELPLSAVRWVTPLPLDADGHHRFPEPLPSTAPARG
- a CDS encoding SEC-C metal-binding domain-containing protein gives rise to the protein MAQTTKAGRNDACPCGSGKKFKKCCELKEQKSRGNMVMLVVVGLLMAAGLAVGISSLTGDTDVARPGGVWSAEHGHYH
- a CDS encoding class I SAM-dependent methyltransferase: MMTPSSYRRFWAGVGERFPDLSGAASTRYYADNEQRLFTEHFGALDGLSILKTDLWDEARNTRILVWAHARGARAFGVDISRPTLMMAQDAFAAAGFADGLSSAVGDVRDLPFADGSFDAVYSMGTIEHFAETERAVAEMTRVLKPGGRAIIGVPNRLDPFLRPLLATVMQAVGIYGYGYEKSYTRRALRQMLERAGLEVVAETAILFIPGWLRMLDLACHSWFRPLASVTGALVSPFVFLDRHVPAVRRHGYLLATVVRKPAAPRASTSVTHT